From the Eremothecium cymbalariae DBVPG#7215 chromosome 6, complete sequence genome, one window contains:
- the YTM1 gene encoding Ytm1p (similar to Ashbya gossypii AER337W), translated as MAEDKSQAKIKFFTRESDESLHVLDTPLFAPVSLKRYGLSEIVNHLLGLEKPIPFDFLVDGELLRTSLQEYLTKKGLSTETILNVEYTRAVLPPSYLNSFDNDDWVSALDVGGNKIVSGSYDGIVRTWNLSGKVEKQYSGHSGAVRAVKYVSNTRMVSGGNDRTLRLWKTKNDDVKNLDEFEDVENAHTLAILEGHKAPVVSIDVRGEKILSASYDNTIGIWSTNYKEMTAVDPVSDLGEKLSTASKKRRKLALKDGSIRRRAPLSLLESHKAPVEQAIFDSNDSTVGYSVSQDHMIKTWDLVTSRCVDTKTTSYSLLSIVEMPARRLLACGSSARHIILHDPRMDSSSKIIQKQLIGHNNFVVSLDTCPENEYMLCSGSHDGTVRVWDVRSDAPLYTITREDKSVQKGINDKVFAVKWAKDVGIISGGQDKKLQFNKGDNLFKK; from the coding sequence ATGGCCGAGGACAAGTCACAGGCTAAGATCAAGTTTTTCACTAGAGAGTCTGATGAATCTCTGCATGTTTTAGATACGCCTCTGTTTGCCCCAGTATCTTTGAAAAGGTATGGATTATCGGAAATTGTGAATCATTTGTTAGGGTTGGAGAAACCAATTccttttgattttttggtAGATGGGGAGTTATTGAGGACTTCACTGCAGGAGTATTTGACGAAGAAAGGGCTATCTACGGAAACGATTTTAAATGTTGAATATACTAGGGCGGTTCTTCCGCCATCTTATTTGAACAGTTTTGATAATGACGACTGGGTGAGTGCTTTGGATGTTGGAGGGAATAAGATTGTTAGTGGTTCATACGATGGGATTGTGCGTACTTGGAATTTGTCTGGGAAGGTGGAAAAACAATATTCTGGTCACTCGGGTGCGGTTCGAGCGGTGAAATATGTGTCTAACACAAGAATGGTTTCGGGTGGTAATGACCGTACGTTACGTCTATGGAAGACTAAAAACGACGATGTTAAGAACTTGGATGAATTTGaggatgttgaaaatgcGCATACGTTGGCTATCTTGGAAGGTCACAAGGCCCCAGTAGTTTCTATTGATGTTCGGGGAGAAAAGATATTGTCCGCTTCTTATGATAATACTATTGGTATCTGGTCGACTAACTATAAGGAAATGACGGCCGTTGATCCGGTGAGTGATCTAGGAGAAAAACTATCGACtgcttcaaaaaagagaaggaaGCTTGCGTTAAAAGATGGATCGATAAGAAGACGTGCGCCATTGTCCCTGTTGGAGTCCCACAAAGCGCCTGTTGAACAAGCTATTTTCGACTCCAATGATAGTACCGTAGGATATTCTGTATCGCAAGATCATATGATTAAGACGTGGGATTTGGTTACGTCGCGCTGTGTTGACACCAAGACTACTTCTTACTCATTGCtttcaattgttgaaatgCCAGCCCGAAGGCTGTTGGCTTGTGGGTCTAGCGCTAGACACATTATCTTGCATGATCCAAGAATGGATTCATCATCCAAGATTATCCAGAAGCAACTCATTGGCCACAATAATTTTGTGGTCTCTTTAGATACTTGCCCTGAAAATGAATATATGTTGTGTTCTGGTTCCCACGATGGAACTGTTAGGGTTTGGGATGTCAGATCAGACGCGCCCTTGTATACCATCACGAGGGAGGATAAGTCAGTACAGAAGGGAATCAATGATAAGGTTTTTGCTGTTAAATGGGCTAAGGATGTTGGCATTATTAGTGGAGGTCAGGACAAAAAGCTTCAATTTAACAAAGGTGACAATCTTTTCAAGAAATGa
- the TPO4 gene encoding Tpo4p (similar to Ashbya gossypii AER339C), with protein sequence MTGSLETVGDNWRSLDRIASGGGDNTHKKEGEEGDLIDPKDLDWDDRYDEDNPHNWPVWKKWYTTLVAAFLCLVVSMGSSLYVSAVPELVLKYNIDQTLALAGLTFYLLGLAMVVGAPLSEVYGRKPIYLLSLPPSMLFALGVGFSGQRMGIILPLRFLSGVFASPALSVASGTIVDIFDVDQVSVAMASFCMAPFLGPVISPIMAGFAAEKKGWKWGVWIHLIAGAVLFPFVCFMPESHRMVILRKRAAKRGLSIKKMSREEMHRFIKMTFTVTVFRPIKMLFVEPIVLVFSVYVAFVFAVLFAFFEAYPIIFRQVYHFSMGESGLTFLGISVGLWIGTIFYIWYDRKYYYPAAPEGTPPLANPDSKRDAPLRGRRDPTSGKLLNIAPEEFLLVTKVGSIALPAALFWMGWSAKESVHWMVPLLAGVPFGFGLILIFFSVLMYFTTSYPVLVVSSAFAANNMLRYITSCVFPLFTVQMYNNLGIDWASSLFGFISLAMVPVPWIFERYGKAMRKKSVFGYDALKPYQGASGPAEADSEDTTEVDVEVDGALPPADLNKEKYSKENV encoded by the coding sequence ATGACGGGATCACTTGAGACGGTAGGTGACAATTGGAGATCACTGGATCGTATTGCgagtggtggtggtgacAATACCCATAAGAAGGAGGGGGAAGAGGGGGATCTCATAGATCCTAAGGATTTGGATTGGGATGATCGGTACGATGAGGACAATCCTCATAATTGGCCGGTTTGGAAAAAGTGGTATACTACGTTAGTAGCAGCATTTTTGTGTTTGGTCGTGTCGATGGGGTCATCGTTGTATGTTTCGGCGGTTCCCGAGTTGGTGTTGAAATATAACATTGATCAGACCTTGGCTCTTGCAGGGTTAACTTTCTATTTGTTGGGTTTGGCTATGGTTGTTGGTGCGCCACTTTCTGAGGTTTATGGTAGAAAGCCTATTTATTTACTTTCACTGCCTCCTTCTATGCTGTTTGCTTTGGGAGTTGGATTCTCTGGGCAGCGGATGGGCATTATCTTGCCTTTGAGGTTTTTGTCAGGTGTGTTTGCATCGCCAGCTTTATCTGTTGCTAGTGGTACTAttgttgatatatttgatgtGGACCAGGTTTCTGTAGCCATGGCTAGTTTTTGTATGGCGCCGTTTTTGGGGCCTGTTATTTCTCCGATTATGGCGGGCTTCGCAGCTGAGAAGAAGGGCTGGAAGTGGGGTGTTTGGATCCATCTTATTGCGGGAGCTGTGCTGTTCCCCTTTGTATGTTTTATGCCGGAATCTCATAGGATGGTGATCTTGCGCAAGCGTGCGGCGAAGCGTGGGCTGTCTATTAAAAAGATGAGTAGAGAGGAGATGCATAGGTTTATTAAGATGACGTTCACGGTGACTGTTTTCAGGCCTATTAAGATGCTTTTTGTCGAACCCATTGTGCTTGTGTTTTCTGTGTATGTTGCATTCGTATTTGCAGTTTtatttgcattttttgaagcatACCCTATCATCTTCCGCCAAGTGTACCATTTCTCGATGGGTGAGTCTGGTTTGACGTTTTTGGGTATTTCCGTTGGGTTATGGATTGGGACTATATTTTACATTTGGTATGACCGTAAGTATTACTACCCAGCAGCTCCGGAGGGTACCCCTCCATTGGCAAATCCTGACAGTAAGAGAGATGCTCCATTGAGAGGCCGGAGAGATCCTACGAGCGGGAAATTATTAAACATTGCTCCTGAGGAATTTTTGCTGGTGACCAAGGTTGGATCTATTGCATTGCCAGCAGCGTTGTTTTGGATGGGTTGGTCTGCCAAGGAATCTGTTCATTGGATGGTGCCTTTATTGGCAGGTGTTCCATTCGGGTTTGGACTGATTCTAATTTTCTTTAGTGTGTTGATGTACTTTACTACATCGTACCCAGTGTTGGTTGTGTCTTCTGCATTTGCCGCAAACAATATGTTGCGTTATATTACCAGTTGTGTGTTCCCATTATTCACCGTGCAAATGTATAATAATCTGGGTATCGATTGGGCATCTTCTCTATTTGGGTTTATCAGTCTTGCCATGGTTCCTGTACCTTGGatctttgaaagatatGGGAAAGCCATGAGAAAGAAGTCTGTTTTTGGTTATGATGCACTAAAACCTTACCAGGGAGCATCTGGGCCAGCAGAAGCCGATAGCGAGGATACTACTGAAGTTGATGTGGAGGTTGATGGGGCATTACCACCAGCTGACTTGAACAAAGAGAAGTATTCCAAAGAGAATGTTTAA
- the DML1 gene encoding Dml1p (similar to Ashbya gossypii AER340W) yields MHEVINLGVSHRAGHILTQFFNCREKQLLDNNDNGCDAKVFLHGTLDGGGQSMSYEPRAVLWDAKNGSGSLGKYQYVSEADYCVDDSKEQELLQSLSQETAGGGDAAGAQVIHTGRRIQRSSYQAALDRNGAVPILERSAAKYWSDYCRMVYGPSSVNELERWYHNAQEPEKAPDYEQLGQRAFESYAVGLEEFRGNCLLRFFEDSLHAQLEQCDSLQGFNVVSEVDNGWGGFSSGMVIELKDELPKVEYFCWGLNEDAEVGGSGTQGRRGRLLEHNRIRATLTMVEESSVYVPLYSVGGLSHWEFGGRVCQAFDSVNMVAGHGVSLAYLVDVLTLADVQRNVVDLVRTDGGREDGFWGRVPRRKAGGRERMGSEVFSQVRIMRSRCGAGAGAGEDADARRRKVLWTDRWAPSDTIPEDYRQLRHVDLGITEKSRDVFLNWQDVVTRQFRYDSDREELKEKLGTLASVYESGWYDDGDEGDDC; encoded by the coding sequence ATGCACGAGGTAATAAACTTAGGAGTGTCGCATAGAGCAGGTCACATTCTGACacaattcttcaattgcaGAGAGAAACAGCTGCTGGACAACAACGACAACGGATGCGACGCAAAAGTGTTTTTACATGGGACACTGGACGGAGGGGGGCAGAGTATGTCGTATGAGCCCAGGGCAGTACTGTGGGATGCCAAGAACGGAAGCGGGTCTCTTGGCAAATACCAGTATGTTTCCGAAGCAGACTATTGTGTTGATGATTCGAAGGAGCAGGAGCTGCTGCAGAGTTTGTCGCAGGAAACGGCGGGCGGCGGAGACGCAGCGGGCGCGCAGGTTATACATACGGGCCGCAGAATCCAGCGGTCGTCGTACCAGGCTGCGTTGGACCGCAACGGTGCGGTTCCTATTTTGGAACGATCGGCGGCAAAATATTGGTCGGACTATTGTCGGATGGTATACGGGCCGAGCAGCGTGAACGAGTTGGAACGATGGTACCATAATGCACAGGAGCCGGAGAAGGCACCGGATTATGAACAATTGGGACAAAGGGCGTTTGAGAGCTACGCAGTTGGTTTGGAAGAGTTCCGCGGTAATTGTTTGTTAAGGTTTTTTGAGGATAGTCTTCATGCACAGCTGGAACAATGCGATTCTTTGCAAGGGTTCAACGTGGTGAGCGAGGTAGACAATGGGTGGGGCGGGTTCAGTTCGGGGATGGTTATTGAGTTAAAGGATGAATTGCCTAAAGTGGAGTATTTTTGTTGGGGGTTAAACGAGGACGCGGAGGTGGGCGGCTCCGGGACGCAGGGGCGGCGTGGGCGGCTATTGGAGCACAATAGGATTCGAGCGACGCTGACGATGGTGGAGGAAAGCAGTGTGTATGTACCGCTGTATAGTGTGGGTGGGCTGTCGCACTGGGAGTTTGGCGGGCGGGTGTGCCAGGCGTTTGATAGTGTGAATATGGTGGCAGGACATGGTGTGAGTTTGGCGTACTTAGTGGATGTGTTGACGCTGGCCGATGTCCAGCGCAACGTGGTGGACCTTGTGCGGACGGATGGTGGACGGGAGGACGGTTTTTGGGGGAGGGTGCCGCGGCGCAAGGCTGGTGGGAGGGAGAGGATGGGTTCGGAGGTATTCTCGCAGGTGCGGATTATGCGGAGCAGGTGTGGTGCCGGCGCTGGTGCTGGTGAAGATGCTGATGCGCGGAGACGGAAGGTGCTGTGGACGGACCGTTGGGCGCCGTCGGACACTATACCGGAAGATTATAGACAGTTGAGACATGTGGATCTGGGGATTACAGAGAAGAGTAGGGatgtgtttttgaattggcAAGATGTGGTTACGAGGCAGTTCAGGTATGATTCGGATCGGGAGGAGTTGAAGGAGAAGCTGGGGACTTTGGCTTCTGTGTACGAGAGTGGATGGTATGACGACGGCGATGAGGGTGATGATTGTTGA
- the MOD5 gene encoding tRNA dimethylallyltransferase (similar to Ashbya gossypii AER341W) has protein sequence MPFIYMYIYVYICIYIYLSGCMCTHINGTRMFKRMYSQIHKPKVIVIAGTTGVGKSQLSIQLAKRFNGEVINSDSMQVYRGLPIITNKHPFANREGIAHHVMDHVDWKEEYYLHRFEDECLKSIKEIHSRGKIPIIVGGTHYYLQILFAKRVLIGGRVPSEKEKRILESKDRRELYEALRNVDLSIANKYHPNDTRRVRRMLEIYYTSGVKPSDAFSNQRKELKFDALFLWVYSRPEELEGRLDDRVDQMLEQGGIEEIKSLHTFYRMSKFTQEQLENGIWQVIGFKEFLPWLEGNAEQHGGMSFQECADKMKLRTRQYAKRQIKWIRKMLVPDLNGNIYILDATKLDEWEATVSRRAINITESFLENNIITNERFVPHGLEFLISQPTDTSSPKNDGEWHHYRCDICRDKDQQPLIAIGKRNWELHLTSRRHRYNLNKDKKKMTTSDR, from the coding sequence ATGccatttatatatatgtatatatatgtatatatatgtatatatatttatctgTCTGGATGTATGTGTACACATATCAATGGGACCCGTATGTTCAAAAGGATGTATAGCCAGATTCATAAGCCCAAGGTGATTGTGATTGCAGGGACTACCGGGGTGGGTAAGTCGCAGCTGTCGATACAGCTAGCCAAGAGATTCAATGGTGAGGTGATTAATTCAGATTCAATGCAGGTGTACAGGGGGTTGCCGATTATTACGAACAAACATCCGTTTGCCAATCGGGAGGGTATCGCACACCATGTAATGGACCATGTGGATTGGAAGGAGGAGTATTATTTGCACAGATTCGAAGACGAATGTCTAAAGAGTATCAAGGAGATACATTCACGTGGGAAAATTCCGATTATAGTTGGTGGTACACACTATTATTTGCAAATATTGTTTGCCAAAAGGGTTTTAATCGGCGGACGTGTTCCGAGtgagaaagaaaaacgaATATTGGAATCTAAAGATCGGCGGGAGTTGTATGAAGCATTACGGAATGTTGATTTGTCAATTGCGAATAAATATCATCCCAATGATACCCGACGTGTGCGGCGTATGTTGgagatatattatacaagtGGGGTAAAGCCAAGTGATGCGTTTTCTAATCAGAGAAAGGAGCTGAAGTTTGATGCGTTATTTTTGTGGGTTTACAGTAGGCCTGAGGAGTTGGAGGGCAGGCTAGACGATAGGGTAGATCAAATGTTAGAGCAAGGTGGgattgaagaaattaaaagtTTGCACACATTTTACAGAATGTCCAAATTCACTCAGGAACAGCTTGAAAATGGTATCTGGCAGGTAATTGGGTTCAAAGAGTTTCTGCCTTGGTTAGAAGGAAATGCGGAGCAGCATGGCGGGATGAGTTTTCAAGAGTGTGCAGATAAGATGAAGCTTAGAACCAGGCAGTATGCAAAACGACAAATCAAGTGGATACGTAAGATGCTGGTGCCAGACTTAAATGgaaatatctatattttAGATGCCACTAAGTTGGATGAGTGGGAGGCCACAGTGTCTCGTAGGGCAATTAATATAACCGAATCATTTCTGGAAAACAATATAATTACTAATGAACGTTTTGTCCCTCATGGGCTGGAGTTTTTAATTAGTCAGCCAACAGATACATCTAGTCCAAAAAATGATGGTGAATGGCACCACTATCGATGTGATATATGTCGCGATAAGGATCAGCAGCCATTAATTGCAATAGGCAAACGGAACTGGGAACTCCACCTTACGAGCAGACGCCACAGATACAATCTTAATAAGGATAAGAAAAAAATGACTACGAGTGACAGGTAG
- the RIM20 gene encoding Rim20p (similar to Ashbya gossypii AER342C), whose protein sequence is MSQLIGIPLKKTLQIDLYRQLGDVIDSTFYQVSSIFADDLAKVNKMREVLLTSEVSEKNLEKLKKYCNYVFCLIAKFPDKQIEFTWFESLGHKSFGKSSSLFKFELLNVVYNIGAMYSLLALDYNDGSQEGLKKSCKCFQESAGCFQYILDSLDNELGVLLEEKSLTSLLYLSLAEAQEQFWFKAVQDKLKNSLIAMLAMQVSIFYEESYQYAKTSPIIKTDMVRQIRDKYYYFCSVAYYRNALYFNEKEEYGNAIRSLKEAQQNISSAGQSPYCLTLQKELNDMVRISERDNDLIYLQVVPDSCPVIKPAVMVKALIIDELSSYEKSWGIFKNLLPIDVTEGAAAFNIRQDKYVENYIKDPLMMLNKFLNDKLPENELPSEIKHLTEEDWNVYSKSLSDMAELSKLVEQKVQEVEGLLQQEQNNETEMRNLYGTMQWNLSRSKELNATFKNRISKIKEYITQGREITNETTKLLNMIDKKIVTTEIKLPESDDPIVRKVGKVTKERYDYIHNIEQKSLTNRILPKLVTHYKNTGSLDFEDIFHEHLKLFQQDLLNVQSEKQRNEELIQELSTKKNDETSTTNISNPRHIYIQELKYSMHLLDEVKGNIEEGFKFYGDLNDSIVKLRNDVHDFVTQRKVEHDKFQSKIQKN, encoded by the coding sequence ATGTCGCAGCTAATTGGAATACCATTAAAGAAGACCCTTCAAATTGATTTATATAGACAACTGGGTGATGTTATAGACTCAACGTTTTACCAAGTGTCTAGTATATTCGCTGATGATTTGGCCAAGGTTAATAAAATGCGAGAAGTTTTACTTACATCCGAAGTCTCTGAAAAGAATTTAGAAAAGCTGAAGAAGTATTGCAATTACgtgttttgtttaataGCCAAGTTTCCTgataaacaaattgaatttaCTTGGTTTGAGTCCTTGGGTCATAAATCGTTTGGAAAGTCTTCTTCCctatttaaatttgaattATTAAACGTTGTATACAATATTGGTGCAATGTATTCGTTGCTAGCACTAGATTACAATGATGGTTCTCAGGAAGGATTGAAGAAATCGTGCAAATGTTTCCAGGAGAGTGCAGGTTGTTTTCAGTATATTCTGGATTCATTAGATAATGAACTGGGAGTGTTGCTTGAGGAAAAATCCTTAACATCCTTACTATATTTATCTTTAGCAGAGGCCCAGGAACAGTTTTGGTTTAAGGCAGTTCAAgataaattaaaaaattcgTTAATTGCAATGCTAGCAATGCAAGTTTCTATATTTTACGAAGAATCGTATCAATATGCAAAAACCAGCCCGATAATCAAAACCGATATGGTAAGACAAATTAGAGacaaatattattacttttgCAGTGTGGCATATTATCGAAATGctttatattttaatgaaaagGAAGAATATGGAAATGCAATTAGATCATTAAAGGAAGCTCAACAGAACATCAGCTCAGCTGGTCAAAGCCCTTATTGTCTGACCCTTCAGAAGGAATTGAACGATATGGTGAGGATTTCGGAAAGAGATAATGACTTGATTTACCTGCAAGTTGTTCCTGATAGTTGCCCCGTTATAAAACCAGCAGTAATGGTCAAGGCATTGATTATAGATGAGTTATCTTCATATGAAAAAAGCTGGggaatatttaaaaacCTGCTGCCCATAGATGTCACTGAGGGAGCCGCCGCATTTAACATAAGACAAGACAAATATGTGGAAAATTATATTAAAGACCCACTAATGATGCTAaacaaatttttgaatgatAAGCTTCCAGAAAATGAACTCCCTTCAGAAATAAAACACTTGACGGAGGAAGACTGGAATGTCTATTCAAAGTCTCTATCAGATATGGCTGAGCTTTCGAAATTAGTTGAGCAGAAAGttcaagaagttgaaggccTTTtacaacaagaacagaACAATGAAACGGAAATGAGAAATTTATATGGGACCATGCAGTGGAATTTATCCAGGTCAAAAGAGCTGAATGCCAcattcaaaaacagaataagtaaaataaaagaatatatcACCCAGGGGAGAGAAATTACTAATGAAACTACAAAACTACTTAACATGattgacaaaaaaatagtaACAACAGAAATCAAGCTTCCTGAAAGTGACGACCCCATAGTGCGCAAGGTAGGCAAAGTCACGAAGGAAAGGTACGATTATATACACAATATAGAACAGAAGTCACTGACGAACAGAATATTGCCCAAGCTCGTAACGCACTATAAGAACACTGGTTCTTTGgactttgaagatatttttcatGAGCACTTGAAATTGTTTCAACAAGATTTGTTAAATGTTCAATCTGAGAAGCAGCGTAACGAGGAATTAATTCAGGAGCTTTCTACTAAAAAGAATGATGAAACTTCAACGACGAACATATCAAATCCGAGACATATTTATATCCAGGAATTAAAATACTCAATGCATCTCTTGGATGAGGTGAAAGggaatattgaagaaggatttAAATTTTATGGCGACCTCAATGATTCAATTGTCAAATTACGGAACGATGTTCATGATTTTGTAACTCAAAGAAAGGTTGAACATGATAAATTTCAATCCAAAATACAGAAAAATTGA
- the EFR3 gene encoding Efr3p (similar to Ashbya gossypii AER343C): protein MGLLFTPKHQKLVNQCYPTGRTPDKKPKSSETSYLLYYVNSRRTKLEKVSVYLVKRTTADLNHRRIGNVMVTLELLDKIVVSCKENLNVFVKEFLDIMIKTLNNNNFNIDVSVVEKVEEAFRSICMHLDGVLCSGDLEFIQMYQSFVNIYFQVVTDRIRNDDLLMKGCLDISKTTNLARNPQVGPLISKGVELSLSKFQESNARFQGESLEVDLHPNDKRLSRSQTHVTGLDEAKTSSSYSEMALQSYFNSTETDKLSISIRALIRRLIEVPNKELLQYISNGIPVQLRYLIIILFNYELNQNEGHSVVLLKLMTGLLVSEVSIIGLSVLDFMRKIITFQLGHSNDLDIVDACKNTICALNKKTYYKDQPLDMISEILLKLKDNTSQQHKVILVNNLQAIIETTNVPFMTLDVFLEVAVYLQDYVNLFNLVTDIIPGGFVMNKFFKFLSTFASSEDQEILMDDAFAKFKNFTLLSGLIYYLAQGNTPDKVYYIYHKRAAQFLGFNEYQAQTKFKKQQKELFTRSELVNCYSDPGCNKNAEKGLRILISQSNRVSTTDLVSETPPDTDKIATSELLLPTTPTTPTTPTTPQQQSKLTSSCDISIKSLDKIKSPKVSDLKKAANGIRLTASHGSLRASQSVKSRITNITFLLNELNNESQETGIYDPEDDEAGATEKYDLARSVSTKVSPSDTYNSKKFCSLATAVKLEPLQDTFRDVTTDIEVSSPFSANVFSS, encoded by the coding sequence ATGGGGTTGTTGTTTACTCCGAAACATCAAAAGTTGGTTAACCAATGTTATCCAACGGGTAGAACGCCTGATAAGAAACCCAAGTCATCAGAGACATCTTATTTGTTGTATTATGTTAACTCTAGACGTACGAAGTTGGAGAAGGTTAGTGTGTATTTGGTGAAGCGCACAACGGCAGATTTAAATCACAGGAGGATTGGGAATGTTATGGTTACGTTGGAGTTGCTGGACAAAATCGTTGTGAGTTGTAAGGAGAATTTGAATGTTTTTGTCAAGgagtttttggatatcatgattaaaactttgaataataataactttaaTATTGATGTTAGTGTTGTGGAGAAGGTGGAGGAGGCGTTCAGGAGTATCTGCATGCATTTGGATGGTGTTCTTTGTAGTGGGGACCTCGAGTTTATTCAGATGTACCAGTCGTTTGTTAACATTTATTTCCAAGTGGTGACGGATAGAATTCGCAACGACgatttgttgatgaaggGTTGTTTGGATATTTCGAAAACGACGAATTTAGCGAGGAACCCGCAAGTTGGTCCCTTGATATCCAAGGGGGTGGAGCTTTCTTTGAGTAAGTTTCAGGAATCCAATGCTCGTTTTCAAGGTGAAAGTCTAGAAGTTGATCTCCATCCAAACGATAAAAGGCTTTCACGGTCGCAAACGCATGTGACCGGCTTGGATGAGGCCAAAACATCATCCAGTTATTCCGAAATGGCGTTACAGTCGTACTTCAATTCTACAGAGACAGATAAATTATCCATCTCCATAAGGGCATTAATAAGAAGGTTAATTGAGGTCCCTAACAAGGAACTCTTGCAGTATATTTCGAACGGAATTCCTGTTCAGCTGAGATACCTTATAATCATTTTGTTTAACTACGAGTTGAACCAAAATGAGGGACATTCTGTAGTGTTGTTAAAATTAATGACAGGCCTATTGGTTTCTGAAGTTAGTATCATAGGCTTAAGTGTCTTGGACTTCATGAGAAAGATCATTACATTCCAATTAGGACATTCCAATGATCTGGATATCGTAGACGCATGTAAAAATACCATCTGTGcattgaacaagaaaacTTACTATAAAGATCAACCATTGGATATGATATCTGAAATTCTCTTAAAATTAAAGGACAACACATCACAGCAGCATAAGGTTATCCTTGTTAATAATTTACAAGCCATAATCGAGACCACAAACGTGCCGTTCATGACGTTAGATGTATTTTTGGAGGTGGCCGTGTATTTGCAGGACTACGTCAACTTGTTTAACCTAGTGACTGATATAATCCCAGGTGGATTTGTTATGAAcaagtttttcaaatttttatcCACTTTTGCCTCGTCAGAAGATCAGGAAATATTAATGGATGATGCCTTTGCGaaatttaaaaacttcacTTTGTTATCTGGATTAATCTATTACTTGGCACAAGGCAATACCCCAGATAAAGtctactatatatatcacaaACGCGCTGCTCAGTTTCTAGGCTTCAACGAATACCAAGCCCAAACGAAATTCaagaaacaacagaaagAGCTATTTACACGTAGTGAGTTGGTCAACTGCTACTCAGACCCTGGTTGCAATAAGAACGCCGAAAAAGGTCTCCGAATTTTGATTTCACAAAGTAACCGTGTCTCTACCACAGATTTGGTTTCTGAAACTCCACCAGATACAGATAAAATTGCGACTTCAGAGCTGCTTCTACCAACGACACCAACGACACCAACGACGCCAACAACGCCTCAGCAGCAGTCGAAGCTCACTTCAAGCTGCGATATTTCTATAAAATCACtggataaaataaaatcacCAAAAGTTAGCGACTTAAAAAAAGCAGCCAACGGAATAAGGTTAACTGCGTCTCATGGATCTCTGCGCGCTTCACAATCTGTGAAGTCGAGAATTACCAATATAACATTCCTATTGAATGAGTTGAACAACGAAAGCCAGGAAACTGGTATTTACGATCCAGAAGACGACGAAGCCGGTGCCACGGAAAAGTACGATTTAGCAAGATCGGTTTCAACTAAAGTTAGTCCAAGTGATACATATAATTCCAAGAAGTTTTGCTCATTAGCAACTGCTGTAAAATTAGAACCTCTACAAGACACATTCCGTGATGTCACCACGGATATCGAAGTATCCAGCCCATTTTCAGCCAATGTATTCTCATCGTAA